The Flexivirga oryzae genome has a segment encoding these proteins:
- a CDS encoding SDR family oxidoreductase, with translation MSQATDPPQFVPGLPGLARQPVLVTGGTGTIGSQVVRELLRSGVSATVLTRSTGRAAPGSHEVEGDLGTGAGLAEAIDGVQAVIHCASDAKHTQEVDIAGTRRLCTALGEHNPQARLVHVSIVGCWDNPLPYYRAKAAAETAVTDSGRPHVIARATQVHELVHRLVGSNLAGFGIGMRGLRFAPVDSAWLATQLVDLALDEKLRTGVTEYAGPETMSARELAVLTAHVEGRRTPHVVRLPAVGGTMRRFAEGSNLPAENAIRGGATYAQWLADQQRAAK, from the coding sequence ATGTCGCAGGCCACCGATCCACCGCAGTTCGTACCGGGCCTGCCCGGACTGGCCCGGCAACCGGTGCTGGTCACCGGCGGCACCGGGACGATCGGCTCGCAGGTCGTCCGCGAGCTACTCCGATCCGGTGTGTCCGCAACGGTTCTCACCCGATCCACGGGCAGGGCCGCGCCGGGGTCGCACGAGGTCGAGGGCGATCTCGGCACGGGTGCCGGTCTCGCCGAAGCGATCGACGGGGTGCAGGCGGTGATCCACTGCGCCAGCGACGCGAAGCACACGCAGGAGGTCGACATCGCGGGCACCCGCCGGCTCTGCACCGCGCTCGGCGAGCACAATCCGCAGGCCCGGCTGGTCCACGTGTCGATCGTCGGCTGCTGGGACAACCCGCTTCCCTACTACCGCGCGAAGGCGGCGGCGGAGACCGCGGTGACCGACTCGGGACGACCACACGTGATCGCGCGGGCCACCCAGGTGCACGAGCTGGTGCACCGCCTGGTCGGCAGCAACCTCGCCGGGTTCGGGATCGGCATGCGCGGCCTGCGGTTCGCGCCCGTCGACTCCGCCTGGCTGGCAACGCAGTTGGTCGATCTGGCACTCGACGAGAAGCTGCGGACGGGCGTCACGGAGTATGCCGGGCCGGAGACGATGTCAGCTCGCGAACTCGCCGTGCTCACCGCCCATGTGGAGGGCCGGCGCACGCCACATGTCGTGCGCCTGCCGGCCGTGGGCGGCACGATGCGTCGCTTCGCCGAAGGCTCGAACCTGCCCGCTGAGAACGCGATCCGCGGCGGCGCCACCTACGCGCAGTGGCTGGCGGACCAGCAGCGGGCGGCGAAGTAG
- a CDS encoding phosphomannomutase/phosphoglucomutase, producing MTAPRLADFCKAYDVRGLVPDQLNDEVAAAIGAAFAAVVAVPEGASAVVIGHDMRPSSPSLADAFARGVTSQGLDVVLVGLCSTDGLYYASGALDLPGAMFTASHNPAQYNGIKLCRQGARPVSRETGLTEITELAQGWLDDPSSRSTADRQGSIDRRDLLGDYAAFLRGLVDLSGNRRLKVVVDAGNGMGGHTVPAVLGTAAGLPELPIDVVPLFFELDGTFPNHEANPLEPENLRDLQRAVVEHHADAGVAFDGDADRCFVVDERGEPVSPSAVTALVASREIAKAGRGARIVHNLISSRAVPEIITECGGEPVRTRVGHSFIKAEMASHQAVFGGEHSAHYYFKDFWFADTGMLAAMHVLAALGEQELPLSELASSYSRYVASGEINSRVGDAAAATERVRAWAVDEGVVEDRLDGLTLTHEDEPMWWLNVRGSNTEPLLRLNVEAVDRATMERVRDSALQQIREETRA from the coding sequence GTGACAGCACCGAGGCTCGCCGACTTCTGCAAGGCGTATGACGTTCGCGGGCTCGTGCCCGATCAGCTGAACGACGAGGTCGCCGCCGCGATCGGCGCTGCCTTCGCCGCGGTGGTGGCCGTGCCCGAGGGGGCGTCGGCGGTCGTCATCGGGCACGACATGCGGCCGAGTTCGCCGTCGTTGGCCGACGCGTTCGCACGCGGGGTCACGTCGCAGGGACTCGACGTCGTACTGGTCGGGCTGTGCTCGACCGACGGGCTCTACTACGCCAGCGGCGCCCTCGACCTGCCGGGCGCGATGTTCACGGCCAGTCACAACCCGGCGCAGTACAACGGCATCAAACTGTGCCGGCAGGGCGCCCGGCCGGTGAGCCGGGAGACCGGGCTCACCGAGATCACTGAGCTCGCCCAGGGCTGGCTGGACGACCCGTCGAGCCGGTCGACGGCAGACCGGCAGGGGTCGATCGATCGTCGTGACCTGCTGGGCGACTACGCCGCATTCCTGCGGGGTCTGGTCGACCTGTCGGGCAACCGCCGGTTGAAGGTCGTCGTGGACGCCGGTAACGGGATGGGCGGTCACACCGTCCCGGCGGTGCTCGGCACCGCGGCGGGACTGCCGGAGTTGCCGATCGACGTGGTGCCGTTGTTCTTCGAGCTCGACGGCACCTTTCCCAACCACGAGGCCAATCCGTTGGAGCCGGAGAACCTGCGTGACCTGCAGCGCGCGGTGGTCGAACATCACGCCGATGCCGGGGTGGCGTTCGACGGCGACGCCGACCGGTGTTTCGTGGTCGACGAGCGGGGCGAGCCGGTCAGCCCGTCGGCGGTCACCGCCCTGGTCGCGTCCCGCGAGATAGCCAAGGCCGGTCGCGGTGCGCGCATCGTGCACAACCTCATCTCGTCCAGGGCGGTGCCGGAGATCATCACCGAGTGCGGCGGCGAGCCGGTGCGCACGCGGGTCGGCCACTCGTTCATCAAGGCCGAGATGGCCTCGCATCAGGCAGTTTTCGGCGGCGAGCACTCGGCGCACTACTACTTCAAGGATTTCTGGTTCGCCGATACCGGGATGCTGGCCGCCATGCACGTGCTGGCCGCGCTCGGTGAGCAGGAGCTCCCCCTGTCGGAGCTGGCCTCGTCATACAGCAGGTATGTCGCCTCGGGGGAGATCAACTCCCGGGTCGGTGACGCCGCGGCGGCGACCGAGCGTGTCCGGGCCTGGGCCGTGGACGAAGGGGTTGTCGAGGACCGGTTGGACGGGTTGACGCTCACCCACGAGGACGAGCCGATGTGGTGGCTGAACGTACGCGGCAGCAACACCGAGCCACTGCTGCGACTCAACGTCGAAGCGGTGGATCGTGCAACCATGGAACGGGTGCGGGACAGCGCCCTGCAGCAGATTCGCGAGGAGACCCGAGCATGA
- a CDS encoding DUF808 domain-containing protein has product MAGGLVALLDDVAALAKLAAASLDDVGAATGKASAKAVGVVVDDTAVTPRYVEGLSAQRELPIIKKIAIGSLRNKLLIILPVALILSQFAEWALTPILMLGGTYLSYEGAEKIWEALSGHHAEADDGPKDEGKVVAGAIRTDLILSAEIMVIALNEVDHEPFLERAFILIVVAFLITALVYGVVALIVKMDDIGLALADGATGARERIGRGLVTGMPKVMAVLSTVGIVAMLWVGGHILLSGFDEIGWHAPYSLVHHVEHAVHDATGFLGATLGWVVNTFFSAVLGAIVGAIVVAILHVLPRRGERVQPSES; this is encoded by the coding sequence ATGGCTGGCGGACTGGTTGCGCTGCTCGACGATGTCGCGGCGCTCGCGAAACTCGCTGCGGCGTCGCTCGACGACGTGGGTGCGGCGACCGGTAAGGCGAGCGCCAAGGCGGTCGGTGTCGTCGTCGACGACACCGCGGTCACCCCGCGGTATGTCGAGGGCCTGTCGGCGCAGCGCGAACTGCCGATCATCAAGAAGATCGCGATCGGATCGCTGCGCAACAAGCTCCTGATCATCCTGCCGGTCGCCTTGATCCTCAGTCAGTTCGCCGAGTGGGCGCTGACGCCGATCCTGATGCTGGGCGGCACCTACCTGTCGTACGAGGGCGCCGAGAAGATCTGGGAGGCGTTGTCGGGCCATCACGCGGAGGCCGACGACGGCCCCAAGGACGAGGGCAAGGTCGTCGCCGGGGCGATCCGGACCGACCTGATCCTGTCCGCGGAGATCATGGTGATCGCGCTCAACGAGGTCGATCACGAACCGTTCCTGGAGCGGGCGTTCATCCTCATCGTCGTGGCGTTCCTCATCACCGCGCTCGTGTACGGCGTGGTGGCGCTGATCGTGAAGATGGACGACATCGGCCTCGCCCTCGCCGACGGGGCGACCGGCGCGCGCGAACGGATCGGCCGCGGCCTCGTCACCGGAATGCCGAAGGTGATGGCGGTGTTGTCGACGGTGGGCATCGTTGCGATGCTCTGGGTCGGCGGCCACATCCTGCTGAGCGGCTTCGACGAGATCGGCTGGCATGCGCCATACAGCCTGGTGCACCACGTGGAGCACGCGGTCCACGACGCCACCGGTTTCCTCGGCGCGACGCTGGGTTGGGTTGTGAACACGTTCTTCTCGGCGGTGCTGGGAGCGATCGTCGGTGCCATCGTGGTGGCGATCTTGCATGTTCTGCCGCGACGCGGAGAGCGCGTTCAGCCGTCGGAGAGCTGA
- a CDS encoding DUF3499 domain-containing protein, which translates to MTGPRVKRLCSRTACKSVAVATLTYVHADQTAVLGPLATFAEPHTYDLCADHTTRLTAPRGWNVVRLAIDLTEPEPTPDDLLALADAVRAAAEPPRPAPQAPRAGERPVLTVLPGRE; encoded by the coding sequence GTGACCGGTCCCAGAGTGAAGCGCCTGTGTTCTCGCACTGCCTGCAAGTCGGTCGCGGTCGCCACTCTGACCTACGTGCACGCCGATCAGACGGCGGTGCTCGGGCCGCTCGCGACGTTCGCCGAGCCGCACACCTACGACCTGTGCGCCGATCACACCACGCGGCTGACCGCGCCGCGCGGCTGGAACGTCGTGCGACTGGCCATCGACCTCACGGAGCCCGAGCCGACCCCCGACGACCTGCTCGCACTGGCGGACGCGGTGCGGGCGGCAGCGGAGCCACCCCGGCCGGCCCCGCAGGCACCGCGCGCGGGGGAGCGACCGGTCCTGACTGTACTGCCGGGCAGGGAATAA
- a CDS encoding metallopeptidase family protein, which yields MSGDRRGRGFRGPLAWPPVPAMRSRSAQFDELVLDGVENLERRLKRKLDGIEFAVEDVPSTDPPPWEHDLALGRAYAAGRGSSARVVLYRRPIESRAAEDSELAELVWEVLAEQVAHVIGIHPDDLED from the coding sequence ATGAGTGGAGATCGGCGGGGGCGTGGTTTTCGTGGGCCGCTCGCGTGGCCGCCGGTGCCGGCGATGCGCAGCCGCTCGGCGCAGTTCGACGAGCTCGTGCTCGACGGTGTCGAGAACCTCGAACGCCGGCTGAAGCGCAAGCTCGACGGCATCGAGTTCGCCGTGGAGGACGTTCCGTCGACCGATCCGCCACCCTGGGAGCACGACCTCGCGCTCGGGCGCGCCTACGCCGCCGGCCGCGGCAGCTCCGCACGCGTCGTGCTCTATCGCAGACCCATCGAGTCGCGTGCTGCCGAGGACAGCGAACTCGCCGAGCTGGTCTGGGAGGTCCTGGCCGAGCAGGTCGCGCACGTGATCGGCATACATCCGGACGACCTGGAGGACTGA
- a CDS encoding mycothione reductase, with amino-acid sequence MTHFDLAIIGTGSGNSLVTPDFDDKRVAVIEEGLFGGTCLNVGCIPTKMFVYAAEVADTIRGSATYGVDSTLDGVRWRDIRDRIFGRIDPIEAGGRDYRVNGPNTTAYLGHAEFVGPRELRVQVGDHVDEVTADRIVIATGAHSVVPEAISQSGVPFHTSDTIMRIDELPSSIVILGGGFIASEFAHVFSALGVDVRVVTRGARMLRKEDERISAEFTALADRQWDVHLSAEVVGAKSSAGEVALELASGELVSAELLLVATGRRPNTERLGLGKAGIATESDGRVTVDEFGRTNVPGVWSLGDASSPYQLKHVANHEARVVAHNLVHPDDLQAFDHRFVPSAVFTHPQIASVGMTEAAARESGADVTVKVQEFGGTAYGWAMEDTTSIFKVVADRRTKLILGAHVMGPMASTLIQPIIQAMSFGQTAPEVARGQYWIHPALAEVVENALLGLEFD; translated from the coding sequence GTGACGCATTTCGACCTGGCCATCATCGGCACTGGCTCCGGTAACTCACTCGTGACACCCGATTTCGACGACAAACGGGTGGCCGTCATCGAGGAGGGCCTCTTCGGCGGGACATGCCTCAACGTCGGCTGCATCCCGACCAAGATGTTCGTGTATGCCGCAGAGGTGGCCGACACGATCCGCGGATCGGCGACGTATGGCGTCGACTCCACCCTGGACGGCGTGCGGTGGCGTGACATCCGCGATCGCATCTTCGGGCGGATCGATCCGATCGAGGCCGGCGGGCGGGACTACCGGGTCAACGGGCCGAACACCACGGCCTACCTCGGGCATGCCGAATTCGTCGGTCCCCGGGAACTGCGTGTGCAGGTCGGTGACCATGTCGACGAGGTCACCGCCGACCGGATCGTCATCGCGACCGGCGCACATTCCGTTGTCCCGGAGGCGATCTCGCAGTCCGGCGTTCCCTTCCACACCAGTGACACAATCATGCGGATCGACGAGCTGCCGTCCTCGATCGTCATCCTCGGTGGCGGCTTCATCGCCTCCGAGTTCGCGCACGTCTTCAGCGCGCTCGGGGTGGACGTCCGGGTGGTCACGCGCGGAGCGCGCATGCTGCGCAAGGAGGACGAGCGGATCAGTGCGGAGTTCACGGCACTGGCGGATCGTCAGTGGGACGTGCACCTGAGCGCCGAGGTCGTCGGCGCGAAGAGTTCCGCCGGCGAGGTCGCGCTGGAGCTCGCATCGGGTGAGTTGGTCAGTGCCGAGCTGCTCCTCGTCGCGACCGGACGGCGTCCGAACACCGAGCGTCTCGGGCTCGGAAAAGCCGGAATAGCCACCGAATCCGACGGCCGCGTGACGGTCGACGAGTTCGGCCGGACGAACGTGCCGGGTGTGTGGTCGCTCGGCGACGCCAGCTCGCCATACCAGCTCAAGCACGTCGCCAACCACGAGGCGCGGGTCGTCGCGCACAACCTGGTGCACCCGGACGACCTGCAGGCGTTCGACCACCGATTCGTGCCCTCGGCGGTGTTCACCCATCCACAGATCGCCTCGGTCGGTATGACGGAGGCGGCAGCCCGCGAGTCGGGGGCCGACGTGACGGTCAAGGTGCAGGAGTTCGGTGGCACGGCATACGGCTGGGCGATGGAGGACACCACGAGCATCTTCAAGGTCGTCGCGGATCGCCGTACGAAGCTGATCCTCGGCGCGCACGTGATGGGGCCGATGGCGAGCACGCTCATCCAGCCGATCATCCAGGCGATGAGCTTCGGGCAGACGGCGCCCGAGGTGGCCCGCGGGCAGTACTGGATCCACCCGGCGCTCGCGGAGGTCGTCGAGAACGCCCTGCTGGGTCTCGAGTTCGACTGA
- a CDS encoding HNH endonuclease translates to MSEALQGSGSGVDDVLDAAALRAFHQRLSGPAGDEELLDQIRACEELKNSLSALQARLTVAAHEQQQALDVARGVDRAETARLVGSQVALARRCAPHLGSRLLGLAHAVTREMPHTGDALAAGVITEWDATALCRETACLTRDDRAAVDEAVADQLGTVSHTRLAATAREHAYRLDPVAVTARRARAESERRVSLRPAPDSMTRLTALLPVKDGVACYAALSAFANTHATPEHPRGQVMADTLVERVTGHSRDEGVDVQVNLVMPLDTLTGDIPAYVPGYGPIPADLARDWVADPERAVQLRRLFTFPDTGDLVGMESRARTYTGLLADFIRLRDQTCRTPFCNAPIRHTDHITPHAHGGPTNERNGQGLCARCNLTKEHPDLQVTGDATETTVSTGGLAATSHPPSPPGQPPPSRSHVERTLIDITWTHWAIPHLRPDEN, encoded by the coding sequence ATGAGCGAAGCACTGCAGGGGAGTGGGTCAGGTGTCGACGACGTCCTGGACGCCGCTGCGCTGCGTGCGTTCCACCAGCGACTCTCCGGTCCCGCGGGTGACGAAGAGTTGCTGGACCAGATCAGGGCCTGCGAAGAGTTGAAGAACTCTCTGAGTGCGCTGCAGGCGCGGTTGACGGTTGCCGCGCACGAGCAACAACAAGCACTGGACGTGGCCCGCGGCGTCGATCGGGCGGAGACCGCCCGACTGGTCGGCTCCCAGGTCGCCCTGGCCCGCCGGTGTGCTCCGCACCTGGGCTCCCGGCTGCTCGGTCTGGCGCACGCGGTGACCCGGGAGATGCCGCACACCGGTGACGCGTTGGCCGCCGGGGTCATCACCGAATGGGACGCTACCGCGCTGTGTCGCGAGACCGCGTGCCTGACCCGGGACGACCGGGCTGCGGTGGACGAGGCCGTGGCCGACCAACTCGGCACCGTCAGCCACACCCGCCTTGCAGCCACGGCCCGCGAGCACGCCTACCGGCTGGATCCGGTGGCCGTCACCGCCCGCCGGGCACGGGCCGAGTCCGAACGCCGTGTCAGCCTGCGGCCGGCCCCGGACAGCATGACCCGGCTGACCGCGCTGCTGCCGGTCAAGGACGGCGTCGCGTGCTATGCGGCACTGTCCGCGTTCGCCAACACGCATGCCACACCCGAGCACCCGCGCGGGCAGGTGATGGCCGACACCCTGGTCGAACGCGTCACCGGCCACAGTCGCGACGAGGGTGTGGACGTGCAGGTCAACCTGGTGATGCCACTGGACACCCTGACCGGCGACATACCTGCCTACGTGCCCGGCTACGGACCGATCCCGGCCGACCTGGCCCGCGACTGGGTCGCCGACCCCGAGCGGGCGGTGCAACTGCGGCGGTTGTTCACCTTCCCCGACACCGGTGATCTGGTTGGCATGGAGTCGCGGGCACGCACCTACACCGGGCTGCTGGCCGACTTCATCAGGCTGCGCGACCAGACCTGTCGCACACCGTTCTGCAACGCACCGATCCGGCACACTGATCACATCACTCCCCACGCTCACGGAGGGCCGACCAACGAACGCAACGGCCAGGGCCTGTGTGCACGGTGCAACCTCACCAAAGAACACCCCGACCTGCAGGTGACCGGAGATGCCACCGAGACCACCGTCTCCACGGGTGGGCTCGCAGCGACCAGTCACCCACCGAGCCCACCCGGGCAGCCGCCGCCCAGCAGATCACACGTCGAGCGCACCCTGATCGACATCACCTGGACACACTGGGCCATCCCACATCTGCGGCCCGACGAGAACTAG
- a CDS encoding NUDIX hydrolase, giving the protein MPTQRLVRPGAYVVCAHHGRVLLSHQVSAGPAQGKWTLPGGGIEFGEAPADAAVRECVEETGLTPVIGQILGIHSNTYDSDDGIERHGIRILYAGSFAEGAPAAVSPEDGEIDEVGWFPCDALPRPLTDWAVMGVRLAGEAQLSDG; this is encoded by the coding sequence GTGCCGACCCAACGTCTGGTCCGCCCAGGAGCGTATGTCGTATGTGCTCACCACGGCCGAGTCCTATTGTCCCACCAGGTGTCGGCCGGTCCCGCGCAAGGGAAGTGGACGCTACCCGGCGGTGGCATCGAGTTCGGCGAGGCACCGGCAGATGCCGCCGTGCGCGAGTGCGTGGAGGAAACCGGGTTGACTCCAGTCATCGGACAGATCCTCGGGATCCACTCCAACACCTACGATTCCGACGACGGCATCGAGCGTCACGGCATACGGATCCTGTATGCCGGCAGCTTCGCCGAGGGCGCTCCGGCAGCCGTCAGCCCGGAGGACGGGGAGATCGACGAAGTCGGCTGGTTCCCCTGCGACGCGCTGCCCCGCCCCCTCACCGACTGGGCGGTCATGGGCGTCCGGCTCGCGGGTGAGGCTCAGCTCTCCGACGGCTGA
- a CDS encoding SIS domain-containing protein, whose amino-acid sequence MPYLDEACLDDPDELARRDSRDTLRALATAGAQVREAVTLSTEGGIDRVSYGDRPRSVVVAALGGSAVVADVLEMLAEPSSPVPVTVRRNLPIPGWVGSLDLVIAVSLSGRAEGPVAVAREAARRGAALLTVGAEDSPLAEVSHRARGVHIGVGHGRASSRTSLWSLLTPVLMAGDSLGLIDVPASVLPDVARRLDEQAEACRPSSESFVNPAKLIALQAAETVPVVLGDGALAGVAARRAAAMLAQTARIPATWGELPDAASQVVACFDGPFTAGGGAGASTARQADIFADPFLDAPAQPKLGLMMLRDAPVRPPTPESDAAQSLTEAVLGTARAAGAHVIESTAAEGHSVERLAELMSLTDFAATYLALGLGVDPAVSPHVADLRDRTSGQL is encoded by the coding sequence ATGCCCTACCTGGACGAGGCCTGCCTGGACGATCCGGACGAGTTGGCGCGACGCGACTCACGGGACACGTTACGAGCTCTGGCGACCGCCGGCGCGCAGGTGCGCGAGGCGGTGACGCTGTCCACCGAGGGTGGCATCGACCGGGTGAGTTACGGGGACCGGCCGCGATCGGTCGTGGTGGCGGCGCTCGGCGGTAGCGCCGTCGTGGCCGATGTCCTGGAGATGCTCGCCGAACCCTCCTCCCCGGTGCCGGTGACCGTGCGGCGCAACCTGCCGATCCCGGGTTGGGTGGGGTCGCTCGATCTGGTGATCGCCGTCTCGCTGTCCGGTCGCGCCGAGGGGCCGGTGGCCGTCGCGCGGGAGGCCGCCCGGCGGGGTGCGGCCCTGCTCACCGTCGGCGCCGAGGACTCGCCCCTGGCGGAGGTGAGTCATCGGGCACGCGGCGTCCACATCGGGGTCGGGCACGGGCGTGCCTCGTCGCGCACCTCGTTGTGGTCCCTGCTGACGCCGGTGCTGATGGCCGGCGACAGTCTCGGCCTCATCGACGTGCCCGCGTCGGTCCTTCCGGACGTCGCACGTCGGCTGGACGAGCAGGCCGAAGCCTGCCGGCCGTCGTCGGAGTCGTTCGTCAACCCGGCGAAACTGATCGCGCTGCAGGCCGCGGAGACCGTGCCGGTGGTGCTCGGTGACGGCGCCCTGGCCGGAGTGGCGGCACGGCGGGCGGCGGCGATGCTCGCCCAGACCGCACGCATCCCCGCGACCTGGGGCGAGTTGCCGGACGCGGCGTCCCAGGTGGTCGCCTGCTTCGACGGCCCGTTCACCGCGGGTGGCGGCGCCGGAGCCTCGACGGCACGCCAGGCGGACATCTTCGCCGACCCCTTCCTGGACGCGCCGGCCCAACCCAAGCTGGGCCTGATGATGTTGCGCGACGCGCCCGTCCGGCCGCCGACCCCCGAGAGCGACGCCGCGCAGTCCCTGACCGAGGCGGTGCTCGGCACGGCGCGAGCGGCCGGTGCCCATGTGATCGAATCCACTGCGGCTGAAGGACATTCGGTGGAACGCCTGGCCGAGTTGATGTCCCTCACGGACTTCGCGGCGACCTACCTGGCGTTGGGGCTCGGCGTCGACCCGGCGGTCTCACCGCACGTTGCGGACCTGCGCGACCGGACCTCCGGACAGCTCTAG
- a CDS encoding Trm112 family protein produces MTVEIDTWLREILRCPVGLHELVDGTRPDGRPELQCAVDCGGPGQRRGYPIEDGIPVLLVDESRVFTV; encoded by the coding sequence ATGACTGTGGAGATCGACACCTGGTTGCGCGAGATCCTGCGCTGCCCCGTCGGATTGCACGAACTCGTCGACGGCACCCGGCCCGACGGCCGGCCGGAGCTGCAGTGCGCTGTGGACTGCGGCGGTCCGGGGCAGCGACGCGGCTATCCGATCGAGGACGGCATACCAGTGCTCCTCGTCGACGAGTCCCGCGTGTTCACAGTCTGA
- a CDS encoding MFS transporter: MTEGTHWRRNLFVCVGGSFTTIVAMTMLIPYLPIFVEQLGVHDQASVLRWSGIAYSATFFTAALTAPVWGALGDRFGRKSMLIRASLGMAIVMSCIGLAQNVLQLVALRLLTGLLGGYASGSTILVAAQTPKHRSAWALGILSGGVMAGNIVGPLFGGFAPELVGVRTTFFVAGGLIFLTFIATTTLLHEDRKPPRSKDARPGRTWAQLPQPAIVAMLLATSSLLLFATMSVEPTITVFVEELMHGSGHASFGAGVIMALGAAGSIVSAPRLGRLGDRIGHLTVITGSLFVAGLLLLAQAAAPNVVVLAILRLLMGAALGGLMPAITAAIRHRVPDRVVGRVLGLSVSAQYVGQVTGPLMGGYVGAHLGLRPVFVITALVLLAVAVADTALIGARPTAAGS, encoded by the coding sequence ATGACGGAGGGGACGCACTGGAGGCGCAATCTCTTTGTCTGTGTGGGTGGTTCGTTCACCACGATCGTCGCGATGACGATGCTGATCCCCTACCTGCCGATCTTCGTCGAGCAACTGGGCGTGCACGACCAGGCATCGGTGCTCCGCTGGTCGGGCATCGCCTACAGCGCGACGTTCTTCACGGCAGCCCTGACGGCGCCGGTATGGGGCGCGCTCGGCGACCGCTTCGGCCGCAAGTCAATGCTCATCCGCGCCAGCCTCGGAATGGCGATCGTGATGTCGTGCATCGGCCTCGCGCAGAACGTCTTGCAGCTGGTGGCGCTGCGCCTGCTCACCGGGCTGCTCGGCGGCTACGCCTCCGGGTCGACCATCCTGGTGGCCGCACAGACACCGAAGCACCGCAGCGCGTGGGCGCTCGGCATCCTCTCCGGCGGGGTCATGGCCGGCAACATCGTCGGACCGCTGTTCGGTGGCTTCGCCCCGGAACTGGTCGGCGTCCGCACCACGTTCTTCGTCGCCGGCGGGTTGATCTTCCTGACTTTCATCGCCACCACTACCCTGCTGCACGAGGACCGGAAGCCACCGCGCAGCAAGGACGCACGTCCGGGCCGGACCTGGGCACAACTGCCCCAGCCAGCGATCGTCGCGATGCTGCTGGCCACCTCCAGCCTGCTGCTGTTCGCCACCATGTCCGTGGAGCCGACCATCACCGTCTTCGTCGAGGAGTTGATGCACGGATCGGGCCACGCGTCGTTCGGCGCCGGCGTGATCATGGCGCTGGGCGCCGCGGGCAGCATCGTCTCGGCACCCAGGCTCGGGCGGCTCGGAGACCGCATCGGCCACCTCACGGTGATCACCGGGTCGCTCTTCGTCGCCGGCCTGCTCCTGCTCGCCCAGGCCGCCGCACCGAACGTCGTCGTGCTGGCGATCTTGCGGCTGCTCATGGGCGCCGCGCTGGGTGGTCTGATGCCCGCCATCACCGCCGCGATCCGTCACCGGGTGCCCGATCGCGTCGTGGGCCGTGTCCTCGGCCTGTCGGTGTCGGCGCAGTACGTCGGGCAGGTCACCGGACCGTTGATGGGCGGCTATGTCGGGGCGCATCTCGGGCTGCGGCCGGTGTTCGTCATCACCGCGCTGGTGCTGCTCGCGGTGGCCGTCGCGGACACCGCGCTGATCGGTGCGAGGCCGACAGCGGCCGGCTCCTAG
- a CDS encoding protein-tyrosine phosphatase family protein — protein sequence MSLWSATDDRVLTLPSGRLVRGRGLQAHPEMTPDPDFGVYLLHAPVEGATWQHRWVDWPDFGVPTDPEDADLALAEAWRRAADERVEVACMGGLGRTGTALACLTILDGLPAADAIAYVRAHYEHGAIETPGQAAYVADFAARHQQPHPA from the coding sequence ATGAGTCTCTGGAGCGCGACCGACGACCGCGTCCTCACCCTCCCGTCGGGGCGACTGGTGCGCGGCCGCGGATTACAGGCGCACCCGGAGATGACGCCGGATCCGGACTTCGGCGTTTACCTGCTGCACGCGCCCGTCGAGGGCGCGACCTGGCAACACCGGTGGGTCGACTGGCCTGACTTCGGCGTACCCACCGACCCGGAGGATGCCGACCTGGCTCTCGCCGAAGCGTGGCGCCGTGCGGCCGACGAACGCGTCGAAGTGGCCTGCATGGGCGGCCTGGGCCGCACCGGCACAGCGTTGGCCTGCCTGACGATTCTCGACGGCCTGCCGGCTGCCGACGCGATCGCCTACGTGCGCGCCCACTACGAACACGGCGCGATCGAAACCCCCGGACAGGCCGCCTACGTCGCAGATTTCGCGGCGCGTCACCAACAACCGCATCCCGCGTAG
- a CDS encoding GNAT family N-acetyltransferase: MTSPLTISLVTEPSRELYSAIVRLTTELSSSAPPLSYDELTSLITHDATDLFVAESGQEVIGMLTLATFPLPTGIRAWIEDVVVSKDARGTGAGSMLVRRAVDQAAEHGARTVDLTSRPSRTAANRLYQRLGFERRETNVYRMSPRTH; encoded by the coding sequence ATGACATCACCACTGACGATTTCTCTCGTCACGGAGCCGTCGCGCGAGTTGTACTCCGCGATCGTGCGATTGACGACCGAGCTGTCGTCGTCGGCGCCGCCTCTGTCGTACGACGAACTCACCAGCCTGATCACGCACGATGCGACCGACCTGTTCGTGGCCGAGAGCGGGCAGGAGGTGATCGGGATGCTGACGCTGGCCACGTTCCCCCTCCCCACCGGCATTCGTGCCTGGATCGAAGACGTCGTGGTGTCGAAGGACGCCCGGGGTACCGGTGCGGGAAGCATGCTGGTTCGCAGGGCTGTCGATCAGGCGGCCGAGCACGGCGCTCGGACTGTCGATCTCACCTCACGACCAAGCCGCACTGCGGCGAACCGTCTCTACCAGCGGCTCGGCTTCGAGCGTCGCGAGACCAACGTCTACCGGATGAGTCCGCGAACTCACTGA